The following are from one region of the Pseudodesulfovibrio piezophilus C1TLV30 genome:
- a CDS encoding SCO family protein: MRRLGILLLGTAFAVVLMVAPGMAAQDTESGHDIAVEGGHAAMKEMATTADAEKNMDQSTPNHDAMTHDEMNHEGMTHDEMTPETTGQVDKEEQHMDHENMDAAAMEEHDHEAMMEKADASVGIEEKLGNIIADVNFTNSKGESVNLRELTKSVPTILIPIYYRCPDVCNILQGSFAQILPDVALKPGEEIQVVSITFDPRENHMDAARAKKTYLAAAQGKFPAKDWTFLASDGDAASIDKWLDSIGYTVKREGGLYAHPVAVVAIAPGGKVVRYLYGSSFLPFDITMAGTEAATGKVGLSIKRMLSFCYNYDPQGRRYVFSILRVSGFAIVGFVGFFILYLVLSGRKHRKQKAK; the protein is encoded by the coding sequence ATGCGTCGGCTCGGCATATTGCTCCTGGGGACGGCCTTCGCGGTCGTCCTCATGGTCGCGCCCGGAATGGCTGCACAGGACACGGAGTCAGGACATGACATAGCTGTCGAAGGCGGACATGCTGCCATGAAGGAGATGGCTACGACCGCAGATGCCGAGAAAAACATGGATCAGAGTACTCCGAATCATGATGCCATGACTCATGATGAGATGAATCATGAAGGCATGACCCACGATGAGATGACGCCTGAAACAACGGGGCAGGTTGATAAGGAAGAGCAGCATATGGATCATGAAAACATGGACGCTGCCGCCATGGAAGAACATGACCATGAAGCCATGATGGAAAAGGCGGATGCTTCTGTCGGGATCGAGGAAAAGCTTGGCAATATCATTGCTGATGTGAATTTCACCAATTCCAAAGGAGAGTCGGTCAATCTTCGTGAGCTGACCAAGTCCGTCCCGACCATTCTCATCCCCATCTATTATCGATGCCCGGATGTCTGCAATATTCTCCAAGGCTCCTTCGCCCAGATTCTGCCTGATGTGGCACTGAAGCCCGGAGAGGAAATTCAGGTCGTCTCCATAACCTTCGATCCTCGGGAAAACCACATGGATGCGGCTCGGGCCAAAAAGACCTATCTCGCTGCCGCTCAGGGGAAATTTCCTGCCAAGGATTGGACCTTTCTCGCTTCCGACGGGGATGCAGCCTCAATCGACAAGTGGCTTGACTCCATCGGCTATACGGTCAAGCGCGAGGGGGGACTGTATGCCCACCCCGTGGCTGTCGTGGCCATTGCCCCTGGCGGCAAGGTGGTCCGCTATCTCTATGGTTCGTCATTCCTGCCCTTCGATATCACCATGGCAGGAACCGAAGCCGCGACAGGCAAGGTCGGACTTTCCATCAAGCGCATGTTGTCGTTCTGCTACAATTATGATCCCCAGGGGCGGCGGTACGTCTTTTCCATATTGCGTGTTTCCGGTTTCGCCATTGTCGGGTTCGTGGGCTTCTTCATCCTGTACCTCGTCCTGTCCGGACGGAAGCACAGAAAACAAAAGGCAAAGTAA
- a CDS encoding c-type cytochrome, whose amino-acid sequence MKQLIFALSICLTFGVTAAFADGGADLYAKRCSKCHGADGSKASGASGGTMLKGLSVDAAKGKLMGYRDGTYGGAKKKIMMRLTSKFSDQEIAELAEVIGGF is encoded by the coding sequence GTGAAACAATTGATTTTTGCCCTCTCCATTTGTCTGACTTTCGGCGTTACCGCAGCCTTTGCCGACGGTGGAGCCGATCTTTATGCCAAACGTTGTTCCAAGTGTCATGGTGCTGACGGGTCCAAGGCTTCCGGTGCTTCCGGAGGAACCATGCTCAAGGGATTGTCTGTCGATGCGGCCAAAGGCAAACTCATGGGATACAGGGATGGCACTTACGGTGGAGCCAAAAAGAAGATTATGATGCGTCTGACCAGTAAATTCAGTGACCAGGAAATCGCTGAATTGGCTGAAGTCATAGGTGGATTTTAA